In the Nocardia asteroides genome, GCTGGTCTGGACCATCAGCGACCGGGTCCTCGTCCTCGACCTCGGCCGGGTGATCGCCGAGGGCACCCCCGCCGAGGTCCGCGCCGACCCGCGCGTCATCGAGGCCTACCTGGGCCGCCCGACCACGGAGGCGATCTCGTGACCGCCCTGCGCCTGGATACCGTCGCCGCGGGCCACCTCCCCGGCCACCCCTGCGTGCGCGGGATCGACCTGGAGATCGCCGCCGGCGAGGTGGTCGCGCTGCTCGGCCCCAACGGAGCGGGCAAGACCACGCTGCTCGGCGCGCTCGCCGGGCTGCTCCCGCACCGCACCGGCGCCGTCACGCTCGGCGACACCGCGCTGCGGGCCGGGCGGGCCAGGGCGGCGGCCAAGCGCGGACTTGTGCTCGTCCCGGACGACCGCGCCCTGTTCACCGGGCTCACCACCGAACAGAACCTCACCCTGGTCGCCCGGGAGAAGGCGGACGTAGCGCGGATTCTCGGCTACTTCCCCGCCCTCACCGCCCGGCTGCGGGTGCGGGCGGGCCAGCTCTCCGGCGGCGAGCAGCAGATGCTGGCGCTGGGCCGGGCCCTGGTCACCCGGCCGCGGGCGCTGCTCGTCGACGAGCTCTCGATGGGGCTGGCCCCGGCCGTCGCCAAGACGATCCTGCCCACCATCCGGCGGGTGGCGGCGGACGAGGGCATCGCCGTGCTGCTGGTCGAACAGCACCTCGAGCTCGCGCTCGGCGCCTCGGACCGCACCGTCGTCCTGGTGCACGGCCGCACCGCGCTGATCCGCGAATCCGCCGCGCTGCGCGCCGATCCGGCCGCGATCGAGCGGGCCTACCTCGGCGTCGCCTGACGCCGCGGCCGGGTGAAGAAGCGCGCCGCGTCGGCGACGGTCTCCTCGATCGGGCGCGGGGCCCAGCCGAGCTCGCGCACGGCCTTCCCGTGGTCGAGCGGGGTCATGGTGTGCATGAGCCGCATGCTGACCCTGGTCACCCGGACGTCCTTCCCGGTGACGAGGGCGGCGAGCTCGCCGAGCAGCCCGGCGAGCGGGAGCACCGCGCGCGGGACGCCGTAGCGGGCGGGCGGGGCGCCGGTGCAGCTCGCGGCGAGGTCGTGCAGGTCGCGGGTGGCTCGCCAGCCTGCCGAGACGATGTAGCGCTCGCCCGGTTCGCCGCGCTCGGCGGCGCGGACGAGGGCGTCGGCGGCGTCCCGGATGTCGACCACCTCGGCGCCTGCACCGCGCACGTACAGCGGCAGTCTCCCGCGCGCGGCCATGGCGACGAAGCCGCCGTGCGGGGTCGGCAGGTAGTCGCCGGGGCCGTAGGTGTTGGCGACGCACATGGCCACAGCGGGCAGACCGCGCTCGCGGGCGAATTCGAGCACGAGTTCCTCGGCCAGCACCCGGGATCGGACGTAGTCCCCGCCCCGGCGCTGCCAGTTGTGCGGGCCGCTCTCCTCATCGATCGGGGTGCTGCCGATGGGCAGCGTGGCGATGCTCGAGGTGAAGACGAAGCGGCGCGGTCCGGCTGCCGCGGCGACCTCGAGCACGGTGCGCAGCGCTTCGACATTGGTGCGGTACAGGGGTGCGGGGTCGCGCAGCCAGGGGCGGGCGTCGACCACGCAGTAGTACACGACGGCGCAGCCTGCCATCGCCGTGCGCAGCGACTCCGGGTCGGTGATGTCGCCGTGCACGATCTCGGCGTCGACGCCTGCCAGGCCGCGCAGCGAACTCGTCGGGCGGACCAGCGCCCTGACCCGCTCGCCGCGCTCGGCGAGCAGGCGGGTGACGTGCGAGCCGAGGAAACCGCTGGCGCCGACGACGAGGCTCGTGCTGCTCATGCCCTGAAAGTAGACGACTGTCCAGACACCCGTCAATGGTCAGCGGAAGAGCCGGGGCACCGCCGCTTCCAGCTGGTCGGCGACCTCCGGGTAGGAGGCCCCGCCGATGCCGGCGCGCATGATGCCGCCGGTGTAGAGCAGTTCGAGCAGGAAGACGATCTGCGCGTCGCCGTCGGTGCCGACCGCGGCGGCGATCAGGCGGTGGATGTGCCGGCCGATCTCGGTGCGCAGCAGTTCGACGTCGGGGTCGGAGCTGTGCAGGGCGGCGGAGACGGCGTGCCCGAAGGCAGGTTCGTCGGCGGCGACGAGGGCCAGGTAGCGCAGCACTCCGACCACCCGGACCAGCACGTCCGGGGAGTCCGCTCCCTCCGGACCGCCCGCGGTGAGCCTGCGCCAGTAGACCTCGGCGATGAGGTGCTCGCGGGAGGAGAAGTAGGTGTAGGCGGTCGCCCGCGCCACCCCGGCCTCGGCGGCGACCATCGGCAGGGTGAGGTCCGGGTAGCGCACGGTGCGCAGCGTCGCGACGGCGGCGCTCGCCAGCCGCTGCACGGTCTCGGCCCGCTTGCCGGAGAGGCGGCGGCGGGCCGATTCGGCCGGAGCGGGGTCGGACACGCTGTCGAAGGCTACAGCGAGCGCTCCGCTCCCGTTCCCGCCGGGTGGGGCCGGTGCGGCCGCGAACACGCGGCGGGCCGGTCCGGTCCAGCCGCGGGCGGGCGGTAGCGCCGGTGCCGCATCAGCCACCGGGCGGAGGGGCGATGCGTCCCAGGATCGCGGCGGTGACCTCGGCGGGCACCTCCTCGGGGAGCCAGTGGCCGCGGCCGTCGAGGACGAGGAGATCGAGCCCGCCCGGCACGTGCTCCCGGCTCAGCTCGACGCCGGCCCGGGCGACGGCGATGTCCTCGGTGCCCCAGATCAGGGTCGCGGGGACGGTCACCGGGGGAACCGCCGCCCAGTCGGTGCCGATGGCCCGGTACCAGTTCAGCGCGGATTTCATGGCCTCCGGCTGCAACAGCCGCGCGATGTACCGGTCGGCGACCCCCTCCGGCACCGCCGTCCCGAAGCCGAGCCGCAGCCCGGCGGCCCCGTCGGCGGCGAGCACGTCCTCGGAGCCGGGCGCGATCAGGTACTCCAGGTAGCTCGACTTCTCGCGCTGCACCGGGTCGTCCGCGATCGCCGCGGCGAAGGCGGCGGGGTGCGGCACGGAGAGCGCGGTCACCGAGGTCACCCGCTCGGGGTGCTGAGCGGCGACCGCCCAGGCGACGACGGCGCCCCAGTCGTGCCCGACCAGGTGCACGGCCGGGAGCCCGACGGCGTCGCAGAGCGCGACCACGTCGGCGACCAGCTGGCGCAGCCGATACGCCTCGACCCCCGCCGGGCGCGCACCCGGCGAGTACCCGCGCTGGTTCAGGGCCCAGCTGCGCACCCCGTGCCCGGCGAGCGCGTCGCCGATCACGTCCCAGGAGGCCGAGCTCTGCGGGAATCCGTGCAGCAGCACCACCGCCTGCTCCCCGGCGGCGGCGCGCACGTCGACCTCGAACTCGAACCCGCGCAGCCGCAGCCGCTCCGTCGACACCATCAGCGCAGGATAACCGCCCGGATGGACATCAGTATGGACAACCGTCCACACAAGTCCGGAACTTGTTCTATTTTGGGGTCGTCGCCGAGATCGGGAGATGAGAGTGATGGCCGAACCAGTGCTGGTCGGAGCGGTGCGCACCGCGATCGGGCGTGCCTACAAAGGCACCCTGACGGAGACGCCACCGGAGGCGCTCGCGGCGGCGGTGCTGCCCGAGGTGCTGCGCCGCGCCGGGCTCGACCCGGCCGCGGTGGACGACGTCATCCTGGCCGAATCGCACTACGGCGGCGGCGATCTCGCCCGCTACGCCGCGGTCGCCGCCGGGCTGACGGCCGCACCCGGCCAGTCGGTGAACCGGCACTGCGCGGGCAGCCTGACCGCGATCGCCAACGGCGCCGCGCACATCGGCACCGGCATGGAGCGGGTGATCGTCGCGGGCGGCGTGCAGTCGCTGTCGCTGAATCCGGCCATGCGGGTGCGGATCCCGGGCACCGGGGAGTTCCGCGAGGGCTGGCTGCCGCCCTCGCACCCGGAGACCCCGGACGCCCCCGCGCTCGACATGTCGATCACGGTCGGCTGGAACACCGCCCGCAAGGTCGGGATCTCCCGGGCCGAGATGGATGCCTGGGCCGCGCGCTCGCACCACCGGGCCGTCGCGGCCATCGACGACGGCCGGTTCGCCGAGGAGATCGTGGTACTCAAGGTCGAGCGCCCGGACGGCTCGGTGCTCGACTTCGCGGTGGACGAGCACCCGCGCCGCGACACCACCGTGGAGCGGCTCGCCCAGCTGAAGGTGCTGCACCCGGAGATCGAGGGCTTCTCCATCACCGCGGGCAACAGCAGCGGCATCAACGACGCCGCCGCGGCCGTCGCGCTCACCGCCCGCGACTACGCCGAGGCCGAGAACCTGACCGTGCTGGCCCGGGTCCGGGCCTGGGCGAACGCCGCCGTGCCACCGGCCGACACCGGGCTCGGCGCGGTCGCGGTGATCGGCAAGGTGCTCGACCGGGCCGGATTGAAGCCCGCGGATGTCGCGCTGTGGGAGATCAACGAGGCCTTCGCCTCGGTCCCGATCGCCGCCGTCCGCGAGCACGGGCTGGACGAGGAGCTGGTCAACTTCTCCGGCAGCGGATGCAGCCTCGGCCACCCGATCGCCGCCTCCGGCGCCCGGATGATCACCACGCTGATCCACGAACTGCGCCGCCGCGGCGGCGGCATCGGGGTCGCGGCCATGTGCGCGGGCGGCGGCCAGGGTGGCGCCGTCGTGGTCGAGGTCTGAGCCGTGCCGGAGACCCCGATCATCGACGTCGTCCGCGCGATCGAGCGCGAACTCACCTCCCCCGGCGCCCCCTCCGAGACCATCGAGGTCGAGGTCGGCGGGCACCCGGTGCGGACCTATCGGCACGGGGCGAGCGGTCTCGCCGAGCTCCTCGGGGCTGCAGCTCGACGCCGAGCAGGTGCGCGAGCGCGAGCTGCGGCGGCGCTACGCGGCGCGCTGATCAGCTTCGGAAGCGGCCGGCGAAGCCGCGCAGCGGCAGGTCGGCGCTGGTGATGATGCCGGGCCGGGCGGCGACCACCGAGCGGATGGCGTTCAGCGCGGGCAGCCCGGTGACCGTCATCCCGATCTTCGCGAAGGAGGCCGGGTCGGCGAGGTCGACGCCGGGCTTGGGGAAGATCATGTGCTTGCTGTAGATGCTCGGGTCGCCGGTGACCTGGGTGATGTAGCAGCCCTTGATGTCCCAGGACGGGTCGGTGTGCGGGGTCATCTGCCACTCCAGGTGCGACTCCACCCGCGGCACACCGCCCACCAGCCCCCGGTACTTGATGTAGCTGCCGCCGAGCGAGCCCTTCGGCAGCCGGTACCAGCCCAGGTCGACGTCCTTGGTGCAGACCCCGAGCTCGTAGGAGAAGGTCACCTCGTCGAGCTCCAGGTCGAAGGCGTCGGCCATCAGGTACACCGAGTCGGCGAAGACCGCGGTGTACTTGTACAGCGAATCCGGGATGGACGGGTCGTCGGCGGGCAGGCCGTACCCCACCGCCTTCCAGGTGTCCACCGAGTGGTGGCAGGAGACGTCGACCGATTCGGTGACCGTCACGTTCTCGATCTCGGCGACGTCGGCGCTGTGCACGATGCCGAGGATCTGACACAGCCCCGGATTCATGCCGGTGCCGTAGAAGGTGGAGCCGCCGCGCTCGCAGGCGGCCTGGATGACCTCGCTGACCTTCCGGCCGGAGGGGTGCGGGTGGTTCCGGTCGCGGTGGAAGCCGGTGATCCAGTCGGCGGTGGTGACCACGTCGATGCCCGCCTCCAGCACCCGGACGTAGAGCTCCTCGTCCGGGAAGACGCCGTGGAAGGTGAGCACATCGGGTTTCGCGGCGATGATCTCCTCGACCGTGCCGGTGGCGAGCACCCCGATCGGGCCGATGCCGACGATCTCGCCCGCGTCCCGGCCGACCTTCTCCGGCGAATAGCAGTGCAGCCCGACCAATTCCAGGTCGGGGTGCTCGCGGATGCGCCCGATCAGCTCGGTGCCGAGATTGCCGGTGGCGACCTGGAAGACCCGGACCTGGTCGGTGCTGCTCATGGCTGGCCTTTCGAGAGGGATGCGGCGGGGTAGAACTGCTGCGCCCACGCGCGCAGCGCGGTGAAACCGGCGTACTCCTTGCGCGAGAGCGCGGGCGGATCGGAGTAGCGCTGGTGCGCCCAGATCCGCACGTCGGCGGCGAACTGCTCGATCACGAAGTCCGCCATGGTTTTTCCGTAGCGGGAGAGTTCGGGGCGGTCGTCGCCGGGTTTGCGGCCGATCCAGACGGTGAAGCGGACGTCGGAGGTCGATTCGTCCACCGGGGTGACGGCGGGCATGGTGCGGTTGTCCACCATGCCCCAGCTCTTGGTGATCGAGCAGCCGAGCCCGGCGTTGATGGATTCGACCCCGCTGTTCGCGTCGCCGGCGCCGGCATCGGGGTCGAAATCGATGGTGAAGTCGACGTAGGAGACCGGGCCGGAGAA is a window encoding:
- a CDS encoding TetR/AcrR family transcriptional regulator, translated to MSDPAPAESARRRLSGKRAETVQRLASAAVATLRTVRYPDLTLPMVAAEAGVARATAYTYFSSREHLIAEVYWRRLTAGGPEGADSPDVLVRVVGVLRYLALVAADEPAFGHAVSAALHSSDPDVELLRTEIGRHIHRLIAAAVGTDGDAQIVFLLELLYTGGIMRAGIGGASYPEVADQLEAAVPRLFR
- a CDS encoding alpha/beta fold hydrolase, with protein sequence MVSTERLRLRGFEFEVDVRAAAGEQAVVLLHGFPQSSASWDVIGDALAGHGVRSWALNQRGYSPGARPAGVEAYRLRQLVADVVALCDAVGLPAVHLVGHDWGAVVAWAVAAQHPERVTSVTALSVPHPAAFAAAIADDPVQREKSSYLEYLIAPGSEDVLAADGAAGLRLGFGTAVPEGVADRYIARLLQPEAMKSALNWYRAIGTDWAAVPPVTVPATLIWGTEDIAVARAGVELSREHVPGGLDLLVLDGRGHWLPEEVPAEVTAAILGRIAPPPGG
- a CDS encoding thiolase family protein, with translation MAEPVLVGAVRTAIGRAYKGTLTETPPEALAAAVLPEVLRRAGLDPAAVDDVILAESHYGGGDLARYAAVAAGLTAAPGQSVNRHCAGSLTAIANGAAHIGTGMERVIVAGGVQSLSLNPAMRVRIPGTGEFREGWLPPSHPETPDAPALDMSITVGWNTARKVGISRAEMDAWAARSHHRAVAAIDDGRFAEEIVVLKVERPDGSVLDFAVDEHPRRDTTVERLAQLKVLHPEIEGFSITAGNSSGINDAAAAVALTARDYAEAENLTVLARVRAWANAAVPPADTGLGAVAVIGKVLDRAGLKPADVALWEINEAFASVPIAAVREHGLDEELVNFSGSGCSLGHPIAASGARMITTLIHELRRRGGGIGVAAMCAGGGQGGAVVVEV
- a CDS encoding dihydrodipicolinate reductase, translated to MSSTDQVRVFQVATGNLGTELIGRIREHPDLELVGLHCYSPEKVGRDAGEIVGIGPIGVLATGTVEEIIAAKPDVLTFHGVFPDEELYVRVLEAGIDVVTTADWITGFHRDRNHPHPSGRKVSEVIQAACERGGSTFYGTGMNPGLCQILGIVHSADVAEIENVTVTESVDVSCHHSVDTWKAVGYGLPADDPSIPDSLYKYTAVFADSVYLMADAFDLELDEVTFSYELGVCTKDVDLGWYRLPKGSLGGSYIKYRGLVGGVPRVESHLEWQMTPHTDPSWDIKGCYITQVTGDPSIYSKHMIFPKPGVDLADPASFAKIGMTVTGLPALNAIRSVVAARPGIITSADLPLRGFAGRFRS
- a CDS encoding NAD-dependent epimerase/dehydratase family protein, with product MSSTSLVVGASGFLGSHVTRLLAERGERVRALVRPTSSLRGLAGVDAEIVHGDITDPESLRTAMAGCAVVYYCVVDARPWLRDPAPLYRTNVEALRTVLEVAAAAGPRRFVFTSSIATLPIGSTPIDEESGPHNWQRRGGDYVRSRVLAEELVLEFARERGLPAVAMCVANTYGPGDYLPTPHGGFVAMAARGRLPLYVRGAGAEVVDIRDAADALVRAAERGEPGERYIVSAGWRATRDLHDLAASCTGAPPARYGVPRAVLPLAGLLGELAALVTGKDVRVTRVSMRLMHTMTPLDHGKAVRELGWAPRPIEETVADAARFFTRPRRQATPR
- a CDS encoding ABC transporter ATP-binding protein, yielding MTALRLDTVAAGHLPGHPCVRGIDLEIAAGEVVALLGPNGAGKTTLLGALAGLLPHRTGAVTLGDTALRAGRARAAAKRGLVLVPDDRALFTGLTTEQNLTLVAREKADVARILGYFPALTARLRVRAGQLSGGEQQMLALGRALVTRPRALLVDELSMGLAPAVAKTILPTIRRVAADEGIAVLLVEQHLELALGASDRTVVLVHGRTALIRESAALRADPAAIERAYLGVA